Proteins co-encoded in one Novosphingobium sp. PP1Y genomic window:
- a CDS encoding NAD(P)-dependent oxidoreductase, translating into MKIAVIGVGVMGSAIAGRLLETGAALTVYDRDESKCAELVARGAVLAGNARGATEAAQFVITSLNSAAIVEAAVFGEDGIAGAAGPDKVLFDMSSIDAGLTTRMAARLLRETGMEWVDAPLSGGAPAAAKGTLTLMIGGHDGAVERVRPLIDALARNATHLGGPGAGQTVKLVNQLLCANTFLAVAEAVRFAEAQGVDAARIPAALAGGRADSRILQEFMGKMAVRDFTPTGRIDNMLKDLETVQSAAMDKRLAMPLTSLAADLHRMLVAAGLGSSDSAEYVRLFDMARDKGA; encoded by the coding sequence ATGAAGATCGCGGTCATCGGTGTCGGAGTCATGGGCTCGGCCATAGCCGGTCGCCTGCTCGAAACAGGCGCGGCGCTTACGGTGTATGACCGCGATGAATCGAAATGCGCGGAACTGGTGGCCCGCGGGGCCGTACTTGCCGGAAATGCGCGTGGGGCCACTGAAGCCGCGCAATTCGTCATCACCAGCCTCAATTCGGCCGCGATCGTCGAAGCGGCGGTTTTCGGCGAGGACGGCATCGCCGGGGCTGCGGGCCCGGACAAGGTATTGTTCGACATGTCGAGCATCGATGCCGGTCTCACCACCCGGATGGCCGCGCGCCTTCTGCGCGAAACAGGCATGGAATGGGTTGATGCACCGCTTTCCGGCGGCGCGCCGGCTGCGGCAAAGGGGACTCTGACCCTGATGATCGGCGGTCACGATGGTGCCGTCGAACGGGTCCGGCCCCTGATCGATGCGCTGGCCCGAAATGCCACCCATTTGGGAGGTCCCGGCGCTGGACAGACGGTCAAACTCGTCAACCAGTTACTGTGTGCCAATACCTTTCTGGCCGTCGCCGAAGCGGTGCGCTTTGCCGAGGCACAGGGTGTGGATGCCGCGCGCATCCCGGCGGCCCTGGCCGGCGGACGGGCGGATTCGCGGATACTGCAAGAGTTCATGGGCAAGATGGCAGTGCGCGACTTCACGCCCACGGGACGCATCGACAACATGCTCAAGGACCTGGAGACCGTGCAGTCCGCCGCCATGGACAAGCGCCTGGCCATGCCGCTTACGTCGCTGGCTGCCGACCTTCACCGCATGTTGGTGGCCGCGGGCCTCGGTTCTTCGGACAGTGCCGAATATGTCCGCCTCTTCGACATGGCCAGGGACAAGGGGGCATGA
- a CDS encoding LacI family DNA-binding transcriptional regulator — protein sequence MSSSSNSSADAGNREAPVAGGKSQQSTGRPTIRDVSRLAGVSRMTVSRVISTPDLVLPATRDKVLRAIDSLGYVPDRAAGSLSSRKTGFIALMLPTLNNANFAAVAHGLTEVLRERDYHLLVAYTDYDTAEEERQMRALLARRPEAIVITGAMHRRNANRMLLAADIPVIEVANLPSQPIEHAIGFSNYEVGRTAARYLIAKGFTRIGALAATAGETVTDHRGEERVRGFEEELSASGLSRDFVLRHGQAPVSFSHGSHAMGALLEAHPDVEAVFAVSDMSAVGAVMECQRRGIDVPGRVSIMGFGDFEIGREINPPLTTIHVDFHALGQRTGHALLGILSADAQERPAQRIDVGLSLIERASVKGTQ from the coding sequence ATGTCCAGTTCATCCAACTCTTCCGCCGATGCCGGCAATCGCGAAGCCCCGGTCGCAGGTGGGAAGTCCCAGCAGTCCACCGGCCGACCGACAATTCGCGACGTTTCGCGCCTTGCCGGCGTTTCTCGCATGACCGTTTCGCGTGTGATCAGTACGCCCGACCTCGTGCTTCCGGCGACCCGGGACAAGGTTCTGCGTGCGATCGACAGCCTGGGTTATGTTCCGGACCGCGCGGCGGGAAGTCTGTCGAGCCGCAAGACCGGCTTTATTGCGCTCATGCTGCCCACGCTGAACAACGCCAACTTCGCGGCGGTTGCGCATGGTCTTACCGAAGTCCTTCGGGAACGCGACTATCATCTCCTGGTGGCTTATACCGACTACGATACGGCCGAGGAGGAGCGCCAGATGCGTGCGCTCCTCGCGCGCCGGCCCGAGGCTATCGTGATCACCGGCGCCATGCACCGGCGCAACGCCAACCGCATGCTGCTGGCGGCGGACATCCCGGTCATCGAGGTTGCAAACCTTCCCAGCCAGCCGATCGAGCATGCCATCGGCTTTTCCAACTACGAAGTTGGACGTACCGCAGCACGCTATCTCATCGCGAAGGGCTTTACCCGGATCGGCGCGCTCGCGGCGACTGCGGGCGAAACGGTGACCGATCACCGCGGTGAGGAGCGCGTGCGCGGTTTCGAAGAGGAATTGTCTGCCTCCGGTCTGTCCAGGGATTTCGTGCTGCGGCATGGCCAGGCACCGGTCAGCTTCTCGCACGGCTCACATGCCATGGGCGCATTGCTCGAGGCGCATCCGGACGTCGAAGCGGTTTTCGCCGTGTCCGACATGTCGGCTGTCGGTGCGGTCATGGAGTGCCAACGCCGTGGTATCGACGTCCCGGGGCGGGTCTCGATCATGGGCTTCGGCGATTTCGAGATCGGCAGGGAAATCAATCCTCCGCTCACCACCATCCATGTGGACTTTCATGCGCTTGGCCAACGAACGGGACATGCCCTGCTGGGTATCCTGTCCGCGGATGCGCAGGAACGTCCTGCCCAGCGCATCGATGTCGGGCTGAGCCTGATCGAGCGCGCCTCAGTCAAGGGAACCCAATAG
- a CDS encoding TonB-dependent receptor: protein MALMAATNVQAQDSAAGATDSRAPAGAVAQTAPTAEPEMQQIIVTGSRIAQNGMSAPTPVTVVGDDRLQARAETNVGDALNELPSFRALTTPNTQQAVGGNIGARVLDLRGLGATRTLVLVDGKRFVPSTTQGTIDVNLIPSLLVKRVEIVTGGASAAYGSDAVAGVVNFILDKNLDGFKGTVQAGISGEGDGAERSAQAAWGTSFGDGRGHFQIAGEYTKSEGLGDCYTRDWCPNEQLIGNSPAGFDGLPASIRGGPAGTGTLSSGGLIVANSGPLRGLAFNPDGSTYNYDYGTIYGSNPSPLFTLGGSESGRNGFLDGILLAPPVERIVAYAHGDYQLTDSIKAGLDLSYGRVKGMVIGSDARSTLTVQRDNYYLPDSVGTIMDDNGIDSFTLGRAFTDLGGSVDYSKNETYRAVFSLEGELSDTWKWDAYYEYGRNKFRQDYSGNFVASRVAKAAQAVEANGSVVCRVNADADPGNDDPGCVPINVFGSGNISQAGAAYIAPSGYQTTDLTEHAIAANINGSLFALPGGDFALAAGAEFRSDHASGSADALSNANAFWSFNGKALTGTIKVVEGYLEANAPILADVPFARTLELNGAVRQTHYTRNSPGVDSSTVDATTWKAGLVYAPANFLRFRVTRSRDIRAPNLTELFGPVSLGRTTVVDPANNGSQIQVNAYSGANGQLNPEKADTWTLGAVLTPGGALHRLRFSVDYYDINLKGAISTLGAQVLVDRCYAGVSALCDYVSRDTTGTITSVSDVLQNVSQIRNRGLDFELNYGFDVGSMGNVDMRVLATKYLKYSIAGVDRLGQTGYRPGTTTGVPDYLIDASVTWNMDRVSLNAHGRYIPEGIFDTTMIGPQDSGYDPNLPNSVNDNRVDSYFTLDLGLTFRATDRFEFFGLVNNVFNTDPSAAASAQGGTNQVYFNPYGRYFKIGARVTM, encoded by the coding sequence ATGGCACTGATGGCCGCAACCAACGTTCAGGCTCAGGATAGTGCTGCAGGGGCAACCGATTCTCGCGCTCCTGCCGGAGCGGTTGCCCAGACTGCGCCGACCGCAGAACCGGAGATGCAGCAGATCATCGTCACGGGTTCGCGCATTGCTCAGAACGGCATGTCCGCACCTACGCCCGTCACCGTTGTCGGCGATGACCGGCTTCAGGCCCGCGCAGAAACCAATGTGGGCGATGCTCTCAACGAGCTGCCCTCGTTCAGGGCCCTCACCACGCCCAACACCCAGCAGGCCGTTGGTGGCAACATCGGCGCGCGCGTACTCGACCTGCGCGGCCTGGGCGCCACCCGTACGCTGGTTCTGGTCGATGGGAAGCGCTTCGTACCCTCGACCACGCAAGGTACGATCGACGTGAATCTCATCCCCAGCCTGCTGGTCAAGCGCGTGGAAATCGTGACCGGCGGCGCTTCGGCTGCCTACGGCTCCGATGCCGTTGCAGGGGTCGTCAACTTCATCCTCGACAAGAACCTGGACGGCTTCAAGGGCACGGTCCAGGCCGGCATCTCCGGCGAGGGCGACGGCGCAGAGCGCTCTGCCCAGGCCGCGTGGGGCACGAGCTTCGGCGATGGCCGGGGCCACTTCCAGATTGCCGGCGAATACACCAAGTCCGAAGGCCTTGGCGATTGCTACACGCGCGACTGGTGCCCCAACGAACAACTGATCGGCAATTCGCCGGCAGGCTTTGACGGACTTCCCGCCAGCATTCGCGGCGGGCCGGCCGGAACCGGCACCCTGTCCTCGGGCGGCCTGATCGTTGCGAATTCAGGCCCCCTGCGCGGCCTCGCCTTCAATCCTGACGGCAGCACCTACAACTACGACTACGGTACGATCTACGGCAGCAACCCGTCTCCACTCTTCACGCTGGGTGGATCGGAATCGGGTCGCAACGGATTTCTCGACGGTATCCTGCTGGCCCCGCCGGTTGAACGCATTGTCGCCTATGCACACGGCGACTACCAATTGACCGACAGCATCAAGGCCGGGCTCGACCTGTCCTATGGCAGGGTCAAGGGCATGGTGATCGGCTCTGACGCAAGGTCCACCCTGACGGTCCAGCGCGACAACTACTACCTGCCCGACAGCGTTGGCACGATCATGGATGACAACGGGATCGACAGCTTCACCTTGGGCCGCGCATTTACCGACCTGGGCGGTTCGGTAGATTACTCCAAGAACGAAACGTACCGAGCCGTCTTCTCGCTGGAAGGCGAGCTGTCGGACACCTGGAAGTGGGACGCTTACTACGAGTACGGCCGCAACAAGTTCCGACAGGACTATTCCGGCAACTTCGTCGCTTCGCGTGTAGCCAAGGCCGCCCAGGCAGTGGAAGCGAACGGCTCGGTCGTGTGCCGGGTGAATGCCGATGCCGATCCCGGCAACGATGACCCGGGCTGCGTTCCGATCAACGTCTTTGGTTCAGGCAATATCTCGCAGGCCGGGGCAGCCTACATCGCACCCTCGGGCTACCAGACGACCGACCTGACCGAGCACGCCATTGCCGCCAACATCAACGGCTCCCTCTTCGCCTTGCCGGGCGGCGACTTTGCGCTGGCCGCGGGCGCAGAATTCCGCAGCGATCACGCCTCCGGTTCGGCCGATGCCCTGTCCAATGCAAACGCCTTCTGGTCCTTCAACGGCAAAGCGCTTACCGGCACCATCAAGGTCGTCGAAGGCTATCTCGAAGCGAACGCACCGATCCTTGCGGACGTCCCATTTGCCCGCACGCTCGAACTCAACGGCGCGGTGCGCCAGACCCACTACACCCGCAACAGCCCGGGCGTCGATTCGAGCACGGTCGACGCCACCACATGGAAAGCGGGCCTCGTCTATGCACCGGCGAATTTCCTGCGCTTTCGCGTCACCCGCTCGCGCGATATCCGCGCGCCGAATCTGACCGAGCTGTTTGGCCCCGTATCCCTTGGCCGCACGACAGTTGTCGATCCGGCCAACAACGGTTCGCAGATCCAGGTCAATGCCTATTCAGGCGCAAACGGCCAACTCAATCCCGAGAAGGCCGACACCTGGACCCTGGGCGCGGTCCTGACGCCGGGCGGCGCGCTCCATCGCCTGCGCTTCTCAGTCGACTACTATGACATCAACCTGAAGGGTGCCATTTCGACGCTCGGTGCACAGGTTCTTGTCGACCGGTGCTATGCCGGGGTCTCTGCGCTTTGCGACTATGTTTCGCGCGATACGACGGGGACGATTACGAGCGTATCCGACGTGCTTCAGAACGTGAGCCAGATCCGCAACCGCGGCCTCGATTTCGAACTGAACTACGGGTTCGACGTTGGCAGCATGGGCAATGTCGACATGCGCGTCCTCGCTACCAAGTACCTCAAGTACTCGATCGCGGGTGTCGATCGCCTCGGCCAGACCGGCTATCGTCCCGGCACCACCACGGGCGTTCCCGACTATCTGATCGACGCCTCGGTGACCTGGAACATGGACCGCGTCTCGCTTAACGCCCACGGTCGCTACATCCCCGAAGGCATCTTCGACACGACGATGATCGGACCGCAAGATTCAGGCTACGATCCCAACCTGCCCAACAGTGTCAACGACAACCGCGTGGACAGCTACTTCACGCTGGATCTGGGCCTGACCTTCCGCGCGACGGACCGCTTCGAATTCTTCGGGCTGGTCAACAATGTCTTCAATACCGACCCGTCCGCCGCGGCGAGTGCACAGGGCGGCACCAACCAGGTCTATTTCAATCCCTACGGTCGCTACTTCAAGATCGGCGCCCGTGTGACGATGTAA
- the argS gene encoding arginine--tRNA ligase, which produces MNTATRENQTLYAAFAGHLNAALDALEAAGTLPGGLKRGAITVEPPRDPSHGDLATNAAMVLAKPAGMKPRDLAEALVSELAKLDAVTSAEIAGPGFINLRLAPATWIAELRAIADLGADYGRSAMGGGSTVNVEYVSANPTGPMHMGHCRGAVVGDALATLLEFAGHKVVKEYYVNDAGAQVQVLARSVHIRYREALGEDVGAIPEGLYPGDYLVPVGKALAEEFGDKYAHAPESEWLTLFREKAVAAMLVMIKDDLALLGIEHEVFSSEAELQASGKPDEAEAWLRSKGLVYDGVLEAPKGKTPEDWEPVELPLFKSTRFGDDQDRPIRKSDGTWTYFGADLAYHYQKAQEADALVDIWGADHAGTVKRIKAAVAAMTGADGEPTPFEIKLVQMVQLLRDGEPVKMSKRAGTFVTLADVVREVGKDVVRFTMLTRKPEAQMDFDFAKVVEASKDNPVFYVQYAHARVHSTLRKAAAEGLTPAADHLELLGEEELELVKLAAQFPRIVEAAAAAREPHRIAFFLGDLAAAFHGYWNLGNDRVEKRFINLLDVNLTAARLFLAVQIGQLVRNGLALLGVEAVEEM; this is translated from the coding sequence ATGAACACTGCAACTCGTGAGAACCAGACCCTGTACGCCGCTTTCGCGGGCCACCTCAATGCTGCGCTGGATGCGCTGGAAGCGGCGGGGACGCTGCCGGGCGGGCTGAAGCGAGGTGCGATCACGGTCGAGCCGCCGCGCGATCCCTCGCACGGCGATCTTGCGACCAATGCGGCGATGGTGCTGGCCAAGCCCGCTGGCATGAAGCCGCGCGACCTGGCCGAGGCGCTGGTCTCCGAGCTGGCGAAGCTCGATGCCGTGACTTCGGCGGAAATCGCCGGGCCGGGCTTCATCAACCTGCGCCTCGCGCCTGCGACCTGGATTGCGGAGCTGCGCGCGATTGCCGATCTGGGCGCGGATTACGGCCGTTCGGCCATGGGCGGCGGGTCGACCGTCAACGTCGAGTACGTTTCGGCCAACCCCACCGGGCCGATGCACATGGGCCACTGCCGCGGCGCGGTCGTCGGCGATGCGCTGGCGACCCTGCTCGAGTTTGCCGGGCACAAGGTGGTCAAGGAATACTACGTCAACGACGCCGGCGCGCAGGTGCAGGTACTCGCCCGCTCGGTCCACATCCGCTACCGCGAAGCGCTGGGCGAGGACGTGGGCGCGATCCCCGAAGGCCTCTACCCGGGCGACTATCTCGTCCCGGTCGGCAAGGCGCTCGCCGAGGAATTCGGCGACAAATACGCTCATGCGCCCGAATCGGAATGGCTCACGCTGTTCCGCGAAAAGGCGGTCGCCGCGATGCTGGTGATGATCAAGGACGACCTCGCACTGCTCGGCATCGAGCACGAGGTGTTCTCGTCCGAAGCAGAGCTGCAGGCCTCGGGCAAGCCCGACGAGGCGGAAGCTTGGCTGCGTTCCAAGGGGCTCGTCTACGACGGCGTGCTCGAAGCGCCCAAGGGCAAGACGCCCGAGGACTGGGAGCCGGTCGAGCTGCCGCTGTTCAAGTCGACCCGGTTCGGCGACGATCAGGATCGCCCGATCAGGAAGTCGGACGGCACCTGGACCTATTTCGGCGCCGACCTCGCCTATCACTACCAGAAGGCCCAGGAAGCCGACGCGCTCGTCGATATCTGGGGTGCCGACCATGCCGGCACGGTCAAGCGGATCAAGGCCGCGGTTGCCGCGATGACCGGCGCGGACGGGGAGCCGACCCCATTCGAGATCAAGCTGGTGCAGATGGTCCAGCTGCTGCGCGACGGCGAGCCGGTGAAGATGTCCAAGCGCGCAGGCACGTTCGTCACGCTGGCCGACGTCGTGCGCGAAGTGGGCAAGGACGTGGTGCGTTTCACCATGCTGACCCGCAAGCCCGAAGCGCAGATGGACTTCGATTTCGCCAAGGTCGTCGAAGCCTCGAAGGACAACCCGGTATTCTACGTCCAGTACGCCCATGCCCGCGTCCATTCGACGTTGCGCAAGGCCGCGGCCGAAGGGCTGACGCCTGCGGCCGACCACCTCGAGCTGCTGGGTGAGGAGGAACTGGAGCTGGTCAAGCTGGCCGCGCAGTTCCCGCGCATCGTCGAGGCGGCGGCAGCCGCGCGCGAGCCGCACCGTATCGCCTTCTTCCTTGGCGACCTTGCCGCCGCGTTCCACGGATACTGGAATCTCGGCAATGATCGCGTCGAGAAGCGGTTTATTAACTTACTCGATGTTAACCTTACTGCTGCGAGGCTTTTCCTGGCTGTGCAGATCGGGCAACTTGTCCGTAACGGCCTGGCATTGCTCGGCGTAGAGGCTGTAGAGGAAATGTAA
- a CDS encoding isocitrate lyase/phosphoenolpyruvate mutase family protein has protein sequence MAKKSLQELLQTTEKCIVAPCVYDCASARAVELVGFEAMMLSGGEVSIAMNGVIDYGFSNLTDIEWITSRISQTSGIPLAADIEDGFGGPLAVYRSAKRMAMAGAKALQLEDASDMEESTGLISRDKYMEKVKAALAALEGTDCFLIARTNADPETEMEEGCIRMAMAHELGAKMTTVVKIGTYAHAQHVAEKVPGWKMFPDVRDIDGKPAVTADQIYPLGFNFMTMHYTLKAAMDGMLEHGLRNVEQQGCHYTCQKQDATGVMGMSATPLFDPQSYMELENRFTGGGKEYTIVGNAVEDFPEGFKRVPIEDRL, from the coding sequence ATGGCAAAAAAGTCGCTCCAAGAGCTGCTCCAGACGACCGAGAAATGCATTGTCGCCCCATGTGTCTACGACTGCGCATCCGCGCGTGCGGTGGAGCTGGTTGGCTTCGAGGCCATGATGCTCTCGGGCGGGGAAGTCTCGATCGCCATGAACGGGGTGATCGACTACGGCTTTTCGAACCTGACCGACATTGAGTGGATAACGAGCCGGATTTCGCAGACTTCCGGAATCCCGCTTGCCGCCGACATCGAGGACGGCTTCGGCGGTCCGCTTGCCGTCTATCGTTCGGCAAAGCGGATGGCGATGGCCGGCGCCAAGGCGCTCCAGCTCGAGGACGCCTCGGACATGGAGGAATCGACCGGACTGATTTCACGCGACAAGTACATGGAGAAGGTCAAGGCCGCGCTGGCGGCGCTGGAAGGGACCGACTGCTTCCTGATCGCACGCACCAATGCAGACCCCGAAACCGAAATGGAAGAAGGCTGCATCCGAATGGCGATGGCCCATGAACTGGGCGCCAAGATGACGACCGTCGTCAAGATCGGCACTTACGCACATGCCCAGCATGTGGCCGAAAAGGTCCCGGGCTGGAAGATGTTTCCGGACGTACGCGACATCGACGGCAAACCGGCAGTCACCGCCGACCAGATCTACCCGCTGGGCTTCAACTTCATGACCATGCACTATACGCTCAAGGCGGCAATGGACGGCATGCTCGAACATGGCCTCAGGAACGTCGAGCAGCAGGGCTGCCACTATACCTGCCAGAAGCAGGACGCGACCGGCGTGATGGGCATGAGCGCTACACCGCTTTTCGACCCGCAGAGCTACATGGAACTGGAAAACCGTTTCACGGGCGGCGGCAAGGAATACACGATCGTGGGCAATGCGGTGGAAGACTTCCCCGAAGGCTTCAAGCGGGTGCCGATCGAAGACCGCCTCTGA
- a CDS encoding MFS transporter: protein MANPVPAQHDFQTDALPPDPLPERKAAWPAARRSWMIATLLALASIASQFDRVVLNLTVEPVKAHFGMDDTRFAMLQGVAFGIFYTICSVPIGRLADRHRRTGLLGISLLLFSVFSMASGLARNFSQLFASRVGVAVGEASVTPTGLSLLADLFPPQRLGRAVGVFFLSAPFGIGLAYLVGGQLLDGLSAAHDTSGGLPLGLLPWQACFLLVSLPGLLLAPVFWLLREPARRGTGHDRPMTIAEVIKVVKDRRLALTLMFSGFSMVTVVNFAYNVWMPALFGRVYGWDPAQVGLGFGLIMIIFGTSGTFFAGVLADKVAASGKVDAPLRVAAWSFLLCGIFGCVAPLMPNAWASLALIGPTMFLSCMPVPCAGTALQLIVPNRARAQVTALYIMIISLVGIGIGPMIIGFMNDHVFTGPTDIRYSMAIVVGIASPLMWVLLLFALKPYRSLREAMDL, encoded by the coding sequence ATGGCAAATCCTGTGCCCGCTCAGCACGACTTTCAAACCGATGCCTTGCCGCCGGATCCTCTTCCCGAGCGCAAGGCCGCGTGGCCCGCGGCTCGGCGCAGTTGGATGATTGCCACGCTTCTCGCGCTGGCCTCGATCGCTTCGCAGTTCGACCGGGTCGTGCTCAATCTCACGGTCGAGCCCGTCAAGGCGCATTTCGGCATGGATGACACGCGCTTCGCCATGCTGCAGGGCGTCGCCTTCGGAATATTCTACACGATCTGCAGCGTTCCGATCGGCCGCCTTGCCGACCGGCACCGCAGGACCGGTCTGCTGGGAATTTCCCTGCTGCTGTTTTCCGTCTTCTCGATGGCCTCGGGCCTCGCCCGCAATTTCTCCCAGCTCTTTGCCTCGCGTGTCGGGGTGGCGGTGGGTGAGGCAAGCGTGACGCCGACGGGGCTGTCTCTGCTTGCAGATCTTTTCCCGCCACAGCGCCTCGGCCGCGCGGTGGGTGTGTTCTTCCTCAGCGCCCCCTTCGGTATCGGCCTCGCCTATCTCGTGGGTGGTCAGTTGCTGGACGGGCTTTCGGCCGCTCATGATACCAGCGGAGGGCTTCCCCTGGGCCTGCTGCCCTGGCAGGCGTGCTTTCTGCTCGTGAGCCTTCCCGGCCTGCTGCTGGCGCCCGTGTTCTGGCTGCTTCGAGAGCCCGCACGGCGTGGCACCGGTCATGACAGGCCGATGACGATCGCCGAAGTGATCAAGGTGGTCAAGGATCGCCGCCTTGCGCTGACGCTCATGTTCTCGGGTTTCTCCATGGTTACGGTCGTGAACTTTGCCTACAACGTGTGGATGCCCGCGCTCTTCGGTCGTGTTTACGGGTGGGACCCGGCGCAGGTCGGGCTCGGCTTCGGCCTGATCATGATCATCTTCGGTACCAGCGGCACGTTCTTTGCAGGCGTGCTGGCAGACAAGGTTGCGGCAAGCGGCAAGGTCGATGCGCCGCTCCGGGTCGCTGCGTGGAGCTTCCTGCTTTGCGGTATCTTCGGATGTGTCGCGCCGCTCATGCCCAATGCCTGGGCATCGCTTGCCCTTATCGGACCGACCATGTTCCTGTCCTGCATGCCGGTGCCCTGTGCTGGAACCGCGCTGCAGCTGATCGTCCCGAACCGCGCGCGCGCGCAGGTCACCGCCCTCTACATCATGATCATCTCGCTTGTCGGCATCGGCATCGGCCCGATGATCATCGGCTTCATGAACGATCATGTGTTCACCGGCCCCACCGACATTCGCTATTCGATGGCCATCGTCGTCGGGATTGCCAGCCCGCTGATGTGGGTCCTGCTCCTCTTCGCGCTGAAGCCCTATCGCAGCTTGCGCGAAGCGATGGACCTGTAG
- a CDS encoding L-idonate 5-dehydrogenase: protein MLAAICHGKKDLRVEEREDRGLADGEVRVAVAYGGICGSDMHYFHRGSVGDNVVREPMVLGHEISGVIAECGAGVEGLRPGMRAALDPSRPCLTCAQCRAGRMNLCEDMYFLGSAGRFPHVQGGFAQHLVLRADQIIPVPDDADLLRLSVAEPLSVGLHAVARAGALMGKRVLVTGSGPIGLLTARCAKWAGALEVVSTDIEDAALQVARRMGVDRTVNVASAPDALLAMKDHFDVAFEASGAAAALGSLFDLVRRGGRIVQVGMLPPGDAPVPVNRLQAREIEFVGAFRANGEFRLAVDLIVSGAIDVTPILSGTFPLADSVTAFERAGDRSQVVKLHIAMNPEQFA, encoded by the coding sequence ATGCTTGCAGCGATTTGCCACGGAAAGAAGGATTTGCGCGTCGAGGAGCGGGAGGACCGCGGGCTGGCTGACGGCGAAGTGCGCGTGGCGGTCGCTTACGGTGGTATATGCGGTTCCGATATGCACTACTTCCACCGAGGGTCGGTGGGGGACAACGTTGTCCGGGAGCCGATGGTGCTGGGGCACGAGATTTCCGGCGTAATCGCCGAATGCGGTGCCGGCGTCGAAGGGCTGCGTCCGGGCATGCGCGCTGCCCTGGATCCGAGCCGGCCGTGCCTGACCTGCGCGCAGTGTCGTGCCGGCCGGATGAACTTGTGCGAGGATATGTACTTCCTCGGCAGTGCAGGCCGCTTCCCGCATGTCCAGGGCGGGTTCGCCCAGCATCTCGTGCTTCGGGCCGATCAGATCATCCCGGTTCCCGACGATGCCGATCTGCTCCGGCTCTCGGTTGCGGAGCCGCTCTCGGTCGGTTTGCACGCCGTTGCCCGGGCAGGCGCGCTGATGGGGAAGAGGGTCCTGGTCACCGGGTCCGGGCCGATTGGATTGCTGACCGCGCGTTGTGCGAAATGGGCAGGCGCGCTGGAAGTCGTCTCTACCGACATCGAGGATGCCGCTCTGCAAGTGGCGCGTCGCATGGGGGTGGATCGCACCGTCAACGTGGCCAGCGCGCCGGACGCGCTCTTGGCGATGAAGGATCATTTCGATGTCGCCTTCGAGGCATCGGGCGCGGCAGCGGCGCTTGGCTCGTTGTTCGACCTCGTGCGGCGCGGCGGTCGTATCGTCCAGGTCGGCATGCTTCCGCCCGGCGATGCTCCGGTCCCCGTCAACAGGCTTCAGGCGCGCGAGATCGAGTTCGTGGGAGCGTTTCGTGCCAATGGCGAATTCCGGCTTGCGGTCGATCTGATCGTGTCGGGCGCGATCGACGTCACCCCGATCCTTTCGGGTACCTTTCCGCTCGCCGATTCCGTCACTGCCTTTGAACGGGCAGGCGATCGTTCGCAGGTCGTCAAGCTGCATATAGCCATGAACCCGGAGCAATTCGCATGA
- a CDS encoding gluconokinase — protein MSGAVPRAIVVMGPSGCGKTTLAHALANALGWTFIEGDELHPPANRARMAAGIALSDHDREPFLDAVGDALVASPRGAVASCSALKRSYRDRLRARVGNVLFVLPMLDRSGLEQRMTSRPGHFMPVSLLESQLATLEAPTGEENACLLDGHLSGAQQVSQVLQELAACKAKNS, from the coding sequence ATGAGTGGGGCTGTGCCGCGCGCCATCGTGGTCATGGGGCCCAGCGGTTGCGGCAAGACGACATTGGCCCATGCGCTCGCGAATGCTCTGGGTTGGACCTTCATCGAGGGAGACGAGCTTCATCCGCCCGCGAACCGCGCCAGGATGGCTGCCGGCATCGCGCTGAGCGATCACGACCGGGAGCCGTTCCTCGACGCAGTGGGCGATGCGCTGGTGGCCAGTCCGCGCGGCGCGGTGGCATCCTGTTCCGCACTCAAGCGCAGCTACCGCGACCGGCTGCGCGCGCGGGTCGGAAATGTGCTTTTCGTGCTGCCCATGCTTGATCGATCCGGCCTTGAGCAGCGCATGACCTCGCGCCCGGGCCATTTCATGCCGGTGTCGCTGTTGGAAAGCCAGTTGGCCACGCTCGAAGCGCCGACTGGCGAAGAGAATGCCTGTCTCCTCGATGGACATTTGTCCGGTGCCCAGCAGGTCTCGCAAGTCCTGCAAGAGTTGGCTGCCTGCAAGGCGAAGAATTCCTGA